A stretch of the Panulirus ornatus isolate Po-2019 chromosome 10, ASM3632096v1, whole genome shotgun sequence genome encodes the following:
- the LOC139750653 gene encoding glutamate receptor ionotropic, kainate 2-like, protein MLLYAFYTCFIISHLAIKPCGRPFDTMQEMIDQQGHKYRLGFVKGISVEESFKLASSGLYQDVWKQLVEPHYNSLVRTDEQGINRALQDPRYVHFMAENKFLFQYAHNCDLVKIPHRYMEIASTFAVPKGSPLRRIFTYHMMRLRDTGIIHRHWRRWRPRDSGCDTVDSLQAFTLYNLLTVFLMLGTLAGLAMVMLGCERVAAMWKRTSLVTTVETNTSWTRLHHQLTRMTLHVFKVQTTVTTTLVRALNQQETPSPTTNDNDDKYAAGKTSSEPEGVTALVDREHYSPN, encoded by the exons ATGCTGCTCTACGCCTTCTATACCTGCTTCATCATCTCCCACTTGGCCATCAAGCCCTGCGGTCGCCCCTTCGACACCATGCAAGAGATGATCGACCAGCAAGGACACAAGTACCGGCTAGGCTTCGTCAAGGGCATCTCCGTGGAGGAGAGCTTCAAG CTTGCATCAAGTGGACTGTACCAAGACGTATGGAAGCAGCTGGTGGAGCCCCACTATAACTCCCTAGTGCGAACGGACGAACAAGGGATCAATCGTGCCCTGCAGGACCCTAGGTACGTGCACTTCATGGCCGAGAACAAGTTCCTCTTCCAGTACGCCCACAACTGTGACTTGGTGAAGATCCCCCACAGGTACATGGAAATCGCCAGCACTTTCGCCGTGCCCAAGGGCTCGCCCCTCCGTCGCATCTTCACTTACCA CATGATGCGGCTGCGAGACACTGGCATCATCCACCGACACTGGCGACGGTGGCGACCCCGAGATAGCGGCTGCGACACGGTGGATAGCCTTCAGGCATTCACCCTCTACAACCTCCTGACGGTGTTCCTCATGCTAGGAACGCTGGCAGGGTTGGCGATGGTGATGCTGGGCTGCGAGAGGGTGGCCGCCATGTGGAAGAGGACTAGCCTCGTCACCACAGTAGAGACCAACACCTCTTGGACAAGGCTTCACCACCAGCTCACCAGGATGACCCTACATGTGTTCAAGGTACAGACTACAGTTACCACTACATTGGTCAGGGCTCTCAATCAACAAgagacaccatcaccaacaaccaatGACAATGACGACAAGTATGCTGCAGGTAAAACCAGCTCAGAGCCAGAGGGAGTGACGGCCCTGGTGGACAGAGAACACTACAGCCCAAATTAG